One Actinomycetota bacterium genomic window carries:
- a CDS encoding sulfotransferase, whose amino-acid sequence MADRRPILVTGSHRSGTGWVGEMLAASPDPRLAYIWEPFSPVARPGICPAPFERWFAYVTAENEGPYVRPISDMLAYRYHPHHELRSIRSPKDVGRFVRDWSVVSRRRRTQPVPLLKDPIAIFSAPWLAERFDARVLVLIRHPAAFTQSLLAKRWRHPFEDFLAQPLMMRDLFADRVDEIRRFAGVEQPLLEQSILLWNLIHEQIVRFRDAHGEWLFRRHEDLSRDAIPEFRDLYRRFSLTWTDETERVVREHSGAGNPEVTADAASHRRDSAKATTAWKRRLDPDQIARVREATEPTWRAFYSDGDW is encoded by the coding sequence ATGGCCGATCGCCGCCCGATCCTGGTGACCGGTTCCCATCGCTCGGGCACGGGGTGGGTGGGCGAGATGCTCGCCGCCTCGCCGGATCCGCGGCTCGCCTACATCTGGGAACCCTTCAGCCCCGTCGCCCGTCCCGGCATCTGCCCGGCACCGTTCGAGCGGTGGTTCGCCTACGTGACCGCCGAGAACGAGGGGCCCTACGTGCGCCCGATCAGCGACATGCTGGCCTACCGGTACCACCCCCACCACGAGCTCAGGTCGATCAGATCGCCCAAAGACGTGGGGCGGTTCGTCCGGGACTGGTCTGTCGTGAGTCGCCGTCGGCGCACGCAACCGGTCCCGCTCCTGAAGGACCCGATCGCGATCTTCTCCGCGCCGTGGCTCGCGGAACGATTCGATGCGCGGGTCCTCGTGTTGATCAGGCATCCGGCCGCGTTCACCCAGAGCCTGTTGGCGAAGAGATGGCGGCACCCCTTCGAGGACTTCCTCGCTCAGCCGCTGATGATGCGAGACCTGTTCGCGGATCGCGTCGATGAGATCAGGCGCTTCGCGGGGGTCGAGCAACCGCTCCTTGAGCAGTCGATCCTGCTCTGGAACCTGATCCATGAGCAGATCGTGCGGTTCCGCGACGCGCACGGAGAATGGCTCTTCCGGCGCCACGAGGATCTCTCACGCGACGCGATCCCCGAGTTCCGCGATCTCTACCGCCGCTTCTCGCTCACCTGGACCGACGAGACCGAGCGCGTGGTACGAGAGCATTCGGGTGCCGGCAACCCCGAGGTGACCGCTGACGCCGCGTCGCATCGACGCGACAGCGCGAAGGCGACCACCGCATGGAAGCGTCGGCTCGATCCCGACCAGATCGCCCGCGTCCGAGAGGCGACCGAGCCGACGTGGAGGGCGTTCTACAGCGATGGCGACTGGTAG
- a CDS encoding histidine phosphatase family protein, whose product MATTPEMMSASDEERPAPVRTGVCELYLIRHGTTTLNVQNRYRGRRDVPLDAQGWADAVEAARALSPMGLAAVYAGPLRRTINTAQVIADECRIPDVRILHGLVNLDYGEWEGMTSEEAAMFDPEAFVRYKEAPQEAVCPNGERLTDAQKRMVEAITLIGERHAGERIAAVTHAVMIRLVAATILDLPGDRWRIPVGRGSLTRFEVEAGEVRLVGMPEGDDVD is encoded by the coding sequence ATGGCAACGACACCCGAGATGATGTCGGCGTCGGACGAAGAGCGCCCCGCGCCCGTCCGAACCGGCGTGTGTGAGCTGTACCTGATCCGTCACGGCACGACGACGCTGAACGTGCAGAACCGCTACCGAGGTCGTCGCGACGTGCCGCTCGACGCGCAGGGATGGGCGGACGCCGTCGAGGCCGCTCGGGCACTGTCGCCGATGGGCCTGGCCGCGGTGTACGCCGGCCCGCTGCGCCGGACGATCAACACGGCGCAGGTGATCGCCGACGAGTGCCGCATCCCCGACGTGCGCATCCTGCACGGCCTCGTGAACCTCGACTACGGCGAGTGGGAGGGCATGACGTCGGAGGAAGCCGCGATGTTCGACCCCGAGGCTTTCGTCCGATACAAGGAGGCACCCCAAGAAGCCGTGTGTCCGAACGGCGAGCGGCTGACCGACGCGCAGAAGCGCATGGTCGAGGCCATCACGCTGATCGGTGAGCGCCACGCCGGTGAGCGCATCGCCGCCGTGACGCATGCCGTGATGATCCGGCTCGTGGCCGCCACGATCCTCGATCTGCCCGGTGATCGCTGGCGTATCCCGGTCGGTCGCGGATCGCTCACAAGGTTCGAGGTGGAAGCCGGCGAGGTCCGACTCGTGGGCATGCCCGAGGGCGACGACGTCGACTGA
- a CDS encoding twin-arginine translocation signal domain-containing protein, translating into MHDREREHGEAIGRALDRRDFLKRSATVGAAAMGLSVLGLGETPASARPAARWWGALAEPQGGQTQWDAVRALERKVDRRFGTIHHRFYWTVDLVNSFSRWGVNTGHRPILAWNGNLQGGENIWSGIAAGNHDGWITRQARSLRGANWSTFITFHKEPEGEGTPAQFRAAFDRIQRIFHNVGVRDTKWIVTLTAATYNAGEAQQWLPNRYDLLGVDGYNRAGCSGPWKTFNQTFASARNFARRRGDKLYMIEVGCTESGGQRKAEWIADAHRTIKKWPEVVGFSYNHERTDCNYFIDSSNASLNAFSRMGADDAFRKRNRR; encoded by the coding sequence ATGCACGATCGCGAACGAGAACACGGAGAAGCCATCGGGCGCGCGCTCGACCGGCGCGACTTCCTCAAACGATCGGCGACGGTCGGTGCCGCCGCCATGGGCCTATCCGTTCTCGGGCTCGGTGAAACCCCTGCCTCGGCGCGGCCGGCGGCCCGCTGGTGGGGAGCGTTGGCAGAACCGCAGGGGGGGCAGACCCAGTGGGATGCCGTTCGCGCTCTCGAACGGAAGGTCGATCGGCGATTCGGGACGATCCATCACCGCTTCTACTGGACGGTCGATCTCGTGAACAGCTTCTCGCGGTGGGGGGTCAATACGGGACATAGGCCGATCCTCGCCTGGAACGGCAACCTGCAGGGCGGCGAGAACATCTGGAGCGGGATCGCTGCCGGCAACCACGACGGCTGGATCACGCGGCAGGCTCGCTCGCTCCGAGGAGCGAACTGGAGCACGTTCATCACGTTCCACAAGGAGCCCGAGGGCGAGGGGACACCCGCCCAGTTCCGAGCGGCCTTCGACCGGATCCAGCGGATCTTCCACAACGTGGGGGTCAGGGACACGAAGTGGATCGTCACGCTGACGGCAGCCACCTACAACGCGGGCGAGGCCCAGCAATGGCTGCCGAATCGATACGACCTGCTCGGGGTCGACGGCTACAACCGTGCGGGGTGCTCAGGGCCCTGGAAGACGTTCAACCAGACCTTCGCCTCGGCCAGGAACTTCGCCCGGCGCCGTGGCGACAAGCTCTACATGATCGAAGTGGGCTGCACGGAGAGCGGAGGCCAGCGCAAGGCGGAGTGGATCGCCGACGCACATCGGACGATCAAGAAGTGGCCCGAGGTCGTGGGGTTCTCCTACAACCACGAGCGCACCGACTGCAACTACTTCATCGACTCCTCGAACGCCTCGCTCAACGCGTTCTCGAGGATGGGCGCCGACGACGCCTTCCGCAAGCGGAACCGTCGCTGA
- a CDS encoding flippase, giving the protein MATGSETPAFTLRSVRRRLLEGSAWVFGARVATLVLGVVVSALLTRILSKSQVGDYLSAATMAFLGGAIAQLGLDRATVRFVASAMGVGQPGRAHAAIRMALRYGTIGALVVAAVIALGFGRFIADRVFDSPQLASMMPVIAGWVVTLALQGLFVESFRGLQRFGAATMLDQVFTNAASSITFGVVWVVRADVSPAAMAALTASGVAIAVGIAAFLMLRILRGLRGEGELTRSEMFEVARPLWVTNLAILMLGSGIDLLILNAFESSDEVALYGVAARLVVFVVTPFVIFSGVIPPIIAELHTQGKMRQLEKALRAGASLAGLPALAVLVVFLVAGPWILETVFGEEYIDAYPILAILSLGRLFAVWAGSAGVTLMMTGHQKTMMRITLFSGAVSVGGGIAATARFGAVGLACVTAGAQILQNTMQLTMVKRRLGIWTPLHLDPRKLYRYLRPHGRRGEAAEDAAESVAEVLVAEADERGGDGPPERGGDDQDPGPSKGQTSSP; this is encoded by the coding sequence ATGGCGACTGGTAGCGAGACCCCCGCGTTCACCCTGAGGTCCGTTCGGCGCCGGCTCCTCGAGGGGTCGGCGTGGGTCTTCGGCGCGCGGGTGGCCACCCTGGTGCTGGGCGTCGTGGTCAGCGCCTTGCTCACCCGCATCCTCTCCAAGTCGCAGGTCGGGGACTACCTGTCGGCCGCGACGATGGCCTTCCTCGGCGGCGCGATCGCGCAGCTCGGCCTGGACCGGGCGACCGTCCGCTTCGTGGCCTCCGCGATGGGCGTCGGCCAACCTGGTCGCGCGCACGCTGCGATCCGGATGGCGTTGCGCTACGGCACGATCGGGGCCCTCGTCGTGGCGGCGGTCATCGCGCTCGGGTTCGGCCGCTTCATCGCGGACCGGGTGTTCGACTCACCCCAGCTCGCCTCCATGATGCCGGTCATCGCCGGCTGGGTGGTGACCCTCGCCCTCCAGGGGCTGTTCGTCGAGTCCTTCCGGGGCCTGCAGCGCTTCGGCGCCGCGACGATGCTGGACCAGGTCTTCACGAACGCGGCGTCGTCGATCACGTTCGGGGTCGTCTGGGTCGTGCGAGCCGACGTGAGCCCGGCCGCGATGGCCGCCCTGACCGCCTCGGGGGTCGCGATCGCCGTCGGGATCGCGGCGTTCCTGATGCTGCGCATCTTGCGCGGGCTCCGGGGGGAAGGGGAGCTCACCCGCTCCGAGATGTTCGAGGTGGCCCGGCCGCTCTGGGTCACGAACCTGGCGATTCTGATGCTCGGCAGCGGCATCGACCTGCTGATCCTCAACGCCTTCGAATCATCGGACGAAGTCGCCCTGTACGGCGTCGCCGCCCGCCTCGTGGTGTTCGTGGTCACCCCGTTCGTCATCTTCTCGGGGGTGATCCCGCCGATCATCGCGGAGCTGCACACCCAAGGGAAGATGCGCCAGCTGGAGAAGGCGCTGCGAGCCGGGGCGTCCCTCGCAGGCTTGCCGGCCCTCGCCGTGCTGGTGGTGTTCCTCGTCGCCGGGCCGTGGATCCTCGAGACGGTGTTCGGCGAGGAGTACATCGACGCGTATCCGATCCTCGCGATCCTGTCGCTCGGGCGTCTCTTCGCCGTGTGGGCCGGCTCGGCGGGGGTGACGCTGATGATGACCGGCCACCAGAAGACGATGATGAGGATCACCTTGTTCTCAGGAGCCGTGAGCGTGGGCGGAGGGATCGCGGCGACGGCGAGGTTCGGCGCGGTGGGCCTCGCGTGCGTGACTGCCGGCGCCCAGATCCTGCAGAACACGATGCAGCTGACGATGGTCAAGCGTCGCCTCGGCATCTGGACCCCGCTGCATCTGGACCCCCGGAAGCTGTACCGGTACCTACGACCCCATGGGCGTCGGGGCGAAGCGGCGGAGGATGCCGCGGAATCGGTCGCCGAGGTGCTGGTCGCGGAGGCCGACGAGCGGGGGGGCGATGGGCCCCCCGAGCGTGGGGGCGACGATCAGGATCCCGGTCCGTCGAAGGGCCAGACCTCGAGCCCGTGA
- a CDS encoding O-antigen ligase family protein, with protein sequence MSLAQTTSPRGRVPTRRSEAVAPELHTDSYRLARAFLVIMSITVIDVFNVLDRGFAAFRPGAQPGGAIRYLVLLVPLSAALWIRLQQPSFVIRRPMPAEAVLFALFGLGLVGSLVGIAVLGTEHTSRPVFLPMSLGLLAVLVIQPPTQREVRTMVRWLSNIGLVYIVMNALVNIGILPFAQYQQYRNASVAFLVLGLGAAVAAGQRRRLLLEVALSVVVFITYPSATMVLTLLVLALTLYVTTERASALRAVLLGGLIVAFAVIALSNLQAGIRMSDRYFDLVNKANANATRLDLWSAGVDRFEASPLVGSVFSGEVVAERSRDGKDLPFHNDFVLFLALGGLLGIGLFLAFLIVTEVTLIRWVHRFRRAGDQDRAGLVRAVLVGINAFFVAMAFNPVLSGASRSAVLFGLFAIAMSVGAPLQVPEVEELSEPAAPSV encoded by the coding sequence ATGAGCTTGGCCCAGACGACTTCCCCCCGTGGACGTGTTCCGACGAGGCGATCGGAAGCGGTCGCGCCGGAGCTCCACACCGACTCGTACCGGCTTGCCCGCGCCTTCCTGGTGATCATGTCGATCACCGTGATCGACGTCTTCAACGTCCTCGACCGCGGGTTCGCGGCGTTCCGGCCCGGGGCGCAGCCGGGGGGTGCGATCCGCTACCTCGTCCTGCTTGTCCCCCTCTCGGCCGCGCTGTGGATCCGACTGCAGCAGCCGTCGTTCGTGATCCGTCGTCCGATGCCGGCCGAGGCGGTGCTCTTCGCGTTGTTCGGTCTCGGTCTCGTCGGCTCGCTGGTCGGCATCGCCGTCCTCGGTACGGAGCACACCTCGCGTCCGGTCTTCTTGCCCATGTCCCTCGGCCTGCTCGCGGTGCTGGTGATCCAGCCGCCCACGCAGCGCGAGGTCCGGACGATGGTCCGGTGGCTCTCCAACATCGGGTTGGTCTACATCGTGATGAACGCGCTGGTGAACATCGGGATCCTCCCCTTCGCTCAGTACCAGCAATACCGCAACGCGAGCGTCGCCTTCCTCGTGCTCGGCCTCGGGGCAGCCGTCGCCGCCGGCCAGCGCCGCCGCCTCCTGCTCGAGGTGGCGCTCTCCGTGGTGGTGTTCATCACCTACCCATCGGCGACGATGGTGCTGACCCTGCTCGTGCTTGCGTTGACCTTGTACGTCACGACCGAGCGCGCGTCGGCGTTGCGGGCGGTGCTGCTCGGGGGCCTCATCGTCGCGTTCGCCGTGATCGCCCTCTCGAACCTGCAGGCGGGCATCCGGATGTCGGACCGATACTTCGACCTGGTGAACAAGGCGAACGCCAACGCGACGAGGCTCGATCTCTGGTCGGCCGGCGTCGATCGCTTCGAAGCGTCGCCGCTCGTCGGCAGCGTCTTCTCAGGTGAGGTCGTCGCGGAGCGATCCCGTGACGGGAAGGATCTGCCGTTCCACAACGACTTCGTCCTCTTCCTCGCCCTCGGAGGATTGCTCGGGATCGGTCTGTTCCTCGCGTTCCTCATCGTGACCGAGGTCACACTCATCAGGTGGGTCCATCGGTTCAGACGGGCAGGCGATCAGGACCGGGCGGGCCTGGTGCGGGCGGTCCTCGTCGGCATCAACGCGTTCTTCGTCGCGATGGCGTTCAACCCGGTCCTGTCGGGGGCTTCCCGCTCCGCGGTGCTGTTCGGTCTGTTCGCGATCGCGATGTCTGTCGGGGCGCCGCTGCAGGTTCCTGAGGTCGAGGAGCTCAGCGAACCCGCGGCGCCATCCGTTTGA
- a CDS encoding polysaccharide biosynthesis tyrosine autokinase — translation MSDTTRILDLRDYWQLVRARMWTVVAMAVVVAAIAGAYVALRPPVYFAQAKVIVEPIVNSAITGTSGNSSAFEPDMAVEAEIVRSIDIARSVGEDLGLATPPEQLVKSVRVEPVRDGAVMYVGYSSSRPETAATIANAFAQQYLDARKAQVEAEVDAAIEPLETLVTQLEADWGEVQAELEAANDPGERGTLEARKRRIESDIEQYSAAIVEIRANAGSTRGGQIVQFAVAPSAPSGPGLVIAAIFGAFVGALLGAGLAIVLGLRANRVGGRDELAEYIDAPVMGVIPAVEEWSSRERAELVSRDQPGAPAAEAYRTLATNIRFLRSQRPVGVIVVTSALPGEGKSATTANLAVVLAETGLPTLLVDADLRRPRAERFLGVPQGAGLREALEGTETLEDLVMPTAVPNLSIVRSGQVPNDPVSMLAGPQAASVFHDMRRLADIVICDAPPTLPVADASILAEAADVVLFVHDPAISNRPALEDAVRQLRTAGAEIAGGVYNNITSLQRTGLGYASYDQYYGPDDRAKSAAASRPARGQGEGSERPVPPPPGAGQSAVAGNGGKPTVTTPEVSSSRGRR, via the coding sequence TTGTCCGACACAACCAGGATCCTCGACCTCCGCGACTACTGGCAGCTGGTGCGGGCCAGAATGTGGACCGTCGTCGCGATGGCGGTCGTCGTCGCAGCGATCGCCGGGGCGTACGTGGCTCTTCGGCCACCCGTGTACTTCGCCCAGGCCAAGGTGATCGTCGAGCCCATCGTGAACTCCGCCATCACGGGCACCTCGGGCAACTCGTCGGCGTTCGAGCCCGACATGGCGGTGGAAGCGGAGATCGTGCGATCGATCGACATCGCCCGCTCGGTGGGCGAGGACCTCGGTCTCGCGACGCCTCCGGAGCAGCTCGTCAAGTCGGTGCGGGTCGAGCCGGTCCGCGACGGCGCGGTCATGTACGTCGGCTACTCGTCGAGCCGCCCCGAGACGGCGGCGACCATCGCGAACGCCTTCGCCCAGCAGTACCTCGATGCCAGGAAGGCGCAGGTCGAGGCCGAGGTCGACGCGGCGATCGAGCCCCTCGAGACGCTGGTCACCCAGCTCGAGGCGGATTGGGGCGAGGTCCAGGCGGAGCTCGAAGCCGCCAACGATCCGGGCGAGCGCGGCACGCTCGAGGCCCGCAAGCGCCGGATCGAGTCGGACATCGAGCAGTACTCCGCAGCGATCGTCGAGATCCGGGCGAACGCGGGGAGCACGCGCGGGGGCCAGATCGTGCAATTCGCCGTCGCCCCGTCGGCCCCGTCGGGGCCGGGGCTGGTGATCGCGGCGATCTTCGGCGCGTTCGTCGGAGCGCTCCTCGGTGCGGGCCTCGCGATCGTGCTGGGGTTGCGCGCCAACCGCGTGGGCGGGCGGGACGAGCTGGCCGAGTACATCGACGCGCCGGTGATGGGTGTGATCCCGGCCGTCGAGGAGTGGTCGAGTCGTGAGCGGGCCGAGCTCGTCTCGCGCGATCAACCCGGGGCCCCCGCCGCCGAGGCGTACCGCACGCTCGCGACCAACATCCGATTCCTCCGCTCCCAGCGTCCGGTCGGTGTCATCGTCGTCACCAGCGCCCTGCCGGGCGAGGGGAAGAGCGCGACCACGGCGAACCTCGCGGTCGTGCTGGCGGAGACCGGCCTGCCCACCCTGCTCGTCGACGCCGATCTCCGGCGCCCGCGGGCCGAACGGTTCCTCGGCGTGCCGCAGGGGGCAGGGCTCCGTGAGGCTCTCGAGGGAACCGAAACCCTCGAGGATCTCGTGATGCCCACCGCCGTGCCGAACCTCTCGATCGTGCGGAGCGGTCAGGTGCCGAACGACCCGGTGTCGATGCTGGCCGGCCCCCAGGCCGCCTCGGTCTTCCACGACATGCGGCGGCTCGCGGACATCGTGATCTGTGACGCTCCGCCGACGCTGCCGGTCGCCGACGCGTCGATCCTCGCCGAGGCCGCCGACGTCGTGCTCTTCGTGCACGATCCCGCGATCTCGAATCGTCCCGCCCTCGAGGACGCCGTGCGGCAGCTCCGCACGGCGGGGGCTGAGATCGCCGGCGGGGTGTACAACAACATCACCTCTTTGCAGCGCACCGGATTGGGCTACGCGAGCTACGACCAGTACTACGGACCCGACGATCGAGCGAAGAGCGCCGCCGCGTCGCGCCCGGCCCGGGGACAGGGCGAGGGATCCGAGCGGCCCGTTCCCCCGCCCCCGGGCGCGGGCCAGTCCGCCGTCGCCGGGAACGGCGGCAAGCCCACGGTCACGACGCCTGAGGTATCGAGTTCGCGCGGGAGGCGGTAG
- a CDS encoding cation:proton antiporter, giving the protein METLGSLELARLLLALTALLIAAHALGYLANRIGQPRVIGEIVGGLLLGPTVLGAIAPGLHEQVFPDSGPVPIVLDAMYQLGLLLLMFSAGSEIRSSFQADERRTVAAVTVTGMVIPFLVGLAFVALLPDGAHVGPAGDRTAFVLVFALAIAVTSIPVISRIMFDLGILETAFARIVLAVAVLEDVAIYVLLAIALGLVAGSAGAGVGLPAVLDLEPGSAVTIGFHVVATIAFLGLALWIGPPVYRAILRFRFNVVKRGSAIAFQIVFMLAVTMIAVALDVVPLFGAFVAGIVVGSAEDTSGAEAARETIRSFSFAFFIPLYFAIVGLRLDLLHGFEPLFFLLFLAVACAAKYASVWLGARWAGESAAGARNLGVALNARGGPGIVLASVAFDAGIVDGGFYAVLVMLAIVTSLVAGGWLGRVVRSGAALR; this is encoded by the coding sequence ATGGAGACGTTGGGCAGCCTGGAACTCGCGAGGCTCCTGCTCGCGCTCACCGCGCTGCTCATCGCCGCCCACGCCCTCGGGTACCTGGCGAACCGCATCGGCCAGCCACGGGTGATCGGCGAGATCGTCGGGGGGCTGCTGCTTGGGCCGACCGTGCTCGGCGCGATCGCGCCCGGTCTGCACGAACAGGTGTTCCCCGACTCGGGCCCGGTGCCGATCGTGCTCGATGCGATGTACCAGCTCGGCCTGCTCCTCCTGATGTTCAGCGCGGGGTCGGAGATCCGATCGTCGTTCCAGGCCGACGAGCGACGCACGGTGGCCGCGGTCACGGTCACCGGCATGGTCATTCCCTTCCTGGTCGGCCTCGCCTTCGTGGCGCTGCTCCCCGACGGCGCGCACGTCGGTCCCGCTGGCGATCGCACGGCGTTCGTGCTGGTCTTCGCGCTCGCGATCGCCGTCACCAGCATCCCCGTGATCTCGCGCATCATGTTCGACCTGGGCATCCTGGAGACGGCGTTCGCCCGCATCGTGCTCGCCGTGGCGGTGTTGGAGGACGTCGCGATCTACGTGCTGCTCGCGATCGCACTCGGGTTGGTCGCCGGCAGCGCCGGCGCGGGCGTCGGCCTGCCCGCCGTCCTCGACCTCGAGCCCGGCTCGGCGGTCACGATCGGGTTCCACGTCGTCGCGACGATCGCGTTCCTCGGGCTCGCGCTGTGGATCGGCCCGCCCGTCTATCGGGCGATCCTCCGCTTCCGGTTCAACGTCGTGAAGCGCGGCAGCGCGATCGCGTTCCAGATCGTGTTCATGCTGGCCGTCACGATGATCGCGGTCGCGCTCGACGTGGTGCCGCTCTTCGGCGCGTTCGTCGCGGGCATCGTGGTCGGTTCGGCGGAGGACACCTCGGGCGCCGAGGCGGCCCGCGAGACGATCCGCAGCTTCTCGTTCGCGTTCTTCATCCCCCTGTACTTCGCGATCGTCGGGCTGCGCCTCGACCTGCTCCACGGGTTCGAGCCGCTGTTCTTCCTGCTCTTCCTCGCCGTGGCGTGTGCCGCGAAGTACGCGAGCGTGTGGCTCGGCGCGCGGTGGGCGGGCGAATCTGCGGCCGGAGCCCGCAACCTGGGCGTGGCGCTGAACGCGCGCGGGGGCCCCGGCATCGTGCTCGCCTCGGTGGCCTTCGACGCCGGCATCGTCGACGGCGGCTTCTACGCGGTGCTCGTGATGCTCGCGATCGTGACGTCGCTCGTCGCGGGAGGCTGGCTCGGACGCGTCGTGCGTTCCGGGGCCGCGCTTCGGTAG
- a CDS encoding MarR family transcriptional regulator translates to MASDAKLQAWFTFLQAHDAATGSLDAELRERAGLTLSDYEVLLHLDRAAGSRLHLADLAASVLLTASGTTRAVDRLERDGFVRRVPDPNDGRATFVSLTAAGRRRFHAAAPVHLAGVRARFLDAITKRDAEALRSIAVKVLAANGRAERTL, encoded by the coding sequence ATGGCATCGGACGCGAAGCTCCAAGCGTGGTTCACGTTCCTGCAGGCCCACGACGCGGCGACCGGGTCGTTGGACGCCGAGCTGCGCGAGCGAGCGGGGCTGACGCTCTCCGACTACGAGGTGCTCCTGCACCTCGACCGGGCCGCGGGCTCGAGATTGCACTTGGCCGATCTCGCTGCGAGCGTGCTGCTGACCGCGAGCGGCACGACACGGGCGGTCGACCGCCTGGAGCGCGACGGCTTCGTTCGACGGGTCCCCGACCCGAACGACGGACGCGCGACGTTCGTCTCGCTCACCGCCGCCGGGCGGAGGCGGTTCCACGCCGCGGCGCCCGTGCACCTCGCGGGCGTTCGGGCGCGGTTCCTCGACGCGATCACGAAGCGCGACGCCGAGGCGCTGCGGTCGATCGCGGTGAAGGTGCTCGCCGCGAACGGGCGTGCCGAGCGGACCCTCTAG
- a CDS encoding glycosyltransferase family 2 protein: MDPAPSSTRRSSIDRSPTTFGIVTPTLDAETYLEATMESIWSQASDDIRIDHVLVDGGSTDRTVEIARRYPTRVVVSTDDGGMYDAINRGLSLVHGSILGYLNADDELTEGALASVARAFGEHPDAMWLMGRREYVNAEGALLAPLQPVPFTLAEYVGMGWSHVPQECTWLRRELFERVGPFDTSFRNTGDYDMFARCRAVAAPLIVSDTLGRFRLHGDQLSYKPDVMARESARVREKNGPEDRWAWIRGRLLSLRVNARNPRFLIAKKTGKISFTPH, from the coding sequence ATGGATCCCGCGCCTTCCTCGACACGACGCTCGTCGATCGATCGGTCACCCACGACGTTCGGGATCGTGACCCCGACGCTCGATGCGGAGACGTACCTCGAGGCGACCATGGAATCGATCTGGAGCCAGGCCTCCGACGACATCCGGATCGACCACGTGCTGGTCGACGGTGGCTCGACGGACCGGACCGTCGAGATCGCGAGACGCTACCCCACGCGTGTCGTCGTCTCCACCGACGACGGCGGCATGTACGACGCGATCAACAGGGGACTCTCGCTGGTGCACGGCTCGATCCTCGGATACCTGAACGCCGACGACGAGCTCACCGAGGGAGCGCTCGCATCGGTCGCCCGCGCGTTCGGCGAGCACCCCGACGCGATGTGGCTGATGGGCCGCCGCGAGTACGTGAACGCGGAGGGCGCCCTGCTGGCCCCGTTGCAGCCCGTTCCGTTCACGCTCGCTGAGTACGTGGGCATGGGTTGGTCTCACGTACCACAAGAGTGCACGTGGCTCCGCCGGGAGCTCTTCGAGCGCGTGGGACCGTTCGACACGTCGTTCCGGAACACGGGTGACTACGACATGTTCGCTCGATGCCGGGCCGTCGCTGCGCCACTGATCGTCTCCGACACGCTGGGTCGATTCCGGCTCCACGGTGACCAGCTGTCGTACAAGCCCGACGTGATGGCGCGCGAGAGCGCGCGCGTGCGAGAGAAGAACGGGCCCGAGGACCGTTGGGCCTGGATACGGGGTCGTCTCCTGAGCCTGCGGGTGAACGCCCGGAACCCGCGGTTCCTGATCGCCAAGAAGACCGGCAAGATCTCCTTCACGCCGCATTGA
- a CDS encoding sulfotransferase: MSDVTPPAPHEGTGTTAAVRSMHGGNRHVQPIFLLSMPRSGSTLAQRVLASHAEISTAAEPWVLLPHAYATRERGIAAEYTQPVAARAIREFIDGLPGGEGDYWHALRGFALELYSAAADPSARYFLDKTPRYHFILPELDLMFPDAKLIFLWRNPLAVVASICETWTKGRWTVDRWKGDLDGIIDLVDAYLGSQERAIAVNFEALVGDPLATWPTLFAYLDLDFDPSVLTAFADVDLHGTMGDPTGVHDYRELSTQPLEKWRRQLGSPWRKRWCHDWLDRIGAERLAVMGYDRDALLEGLDALPSRPRLLISDAVHGLYWRWAQRRKRAAFKRMAPRVR; this comes from the coding sequence ATGAGCGACGTGACACCGCCGGCTCCTCACGAAGGCACCGGCACGACCGCAGCGGTACGGTCGATGCACGGAGGGAACCGACACGTGCAGCCGATCTTCCTGCTCTCGATGCCCCGTTCCGGTTCCACGCTCGCGCAGCGGGTGCTGGCATCGCATGCAGAGATCTCGACCGCCGCCGAGCCATGGGTGCTCCTGCCGCATGCCTACGCGACGCGGGAACGAGGCATCGCCGCCGAATACACGCAGCCGGTGGCCGCTCGCGCCATCCGCGAGTTCATCGATGGACTCCCGGGCGGCGAAGGTGACTACTGGCACGCTCTCAGAGGGTTCGCCCTCGAGCTGTACTCGGCTGCGGCCGATCCAAGCGCCCGGTACTTCCTCGACAAGACCCCTCGGTACCACTTCATCCTGCCCGAGCTCGATCTGATGTTCCCCGACGCGAAGCTCATCTTCCTGTGGCGCAATCCCCTCGCCGTGGTGGCCTCGATCTGCGAGACGTGGACGAAGGGCCGCTGGACGGTGGATCGCTGGAAGGGAGATCTCGACGGCATCATCGACTTGGTCGATGCGTACCTCGGATCACAGGAACGGGCCATCGCCGTGAACTTCGAGGCCCTCGTCGGCGACCCGCTGGCGACATGGCCGACCCTGTTCGCCTACCTCGACCTCGACTTCGACCCGTCCGTGCTGACGGCCTTCGCCGACGTCGACCTGCATGGGACGATGGGGGATCCGACGGGCGTGCACGACTACCGGGAACTCAGCACGCAGCCGCTGGAGAAGTGGAGGCGTCAGCTCGGCAGCCCGTGGCGGAAGCGATGGTGCCACGACTGGCTCGATCGCATCGGCGCGGAGCGGCTCGCGGTCATGGGGTACGACCGCGACGCACTGCTCGAGGGGCTCGATGCGCTGCCGTCGAGACCTCGCCTGCTCATCTCCGACGCGGTCCACGGCCTGTATTGGCGCTGGGCGCAGCGACGGAAGCGGGCCGCGTTCAAACGGATGGCGCCGCGGGTTCGCTGA